One stretch of Pedobacter riviphilus DNA includes these proteins:
- a CDS encoding type I restriction enzyme HsdR N-terminal domain-containing protein: MKDEIGQFAVRIKKMLPQVQSEDLTRNALVMPFIQILGFDPSEVQSEAVLDFGVKKSKKVDYTIMKDGEPTILVECKHHNDNLDIHDSRLSKYFRKTKAKYGLLTNGLVYRFYTEKMVRSKKNQEPLFEFKITDTKAATIAKMIEDHKDYFNVDHKTI; encoded by the coding sequence TTGAAAGACGAAATCGGGCAGTTTGCCGTAAGAATTAAGAAAATGCTTCCACAAGTTCAATCTGAGGATTTAACAAGGAATGCGTTGGTTATGCCTTTTATCCAAATCTTAGGATTTGACCCTTCTGAAGTTCAATCTGAAGCTGTTCTAGACTTCGGGGTTAAAAAAAGTAAAAAAGTTGATTACACCATTATGAAAGATGGCGAACCAACAATCCTTGTTGAATGTAAACACCACAACGATAATTTAGATATTCATGATTCACGCCTATCTAAATACTTCCGTAAAACAAAAGCTAAATATGGTTTATTAACCAATGGCTTAGTATACCGCTTTTACACAGAGAAAATGGTGAGATCAAAGAAAAACCAAGAACCATTATTCGAGTTTAAAATAACCGATACCAAAGCTGCTACCATTGCTAAAATGATTGAAGATCACAAAGATTATTTCAATGTAGATCATAAAACCATATAG
- a CDS encoding LytR/AlgR family response regulator transcription factor has translation MNLKCVVIDDEQHAIEVLTDHIAEMPGLTVFKTFTSPVQALTEISTEDEIDLLFMDIDMPGINGLELAKNIREKAKYLIFTTAHPDYALQAFDVQSDQYLLKPISFAKFALGIDRILKKEANATKATPKETDQVAALYIKGDHKYAFSNIAIDEILYIKALQNYIQIITKSEIHTTYLTLKEIEKALENHAFIRVNKSNIVAKAAIKKVDGNIIRLVNNEMIQIGEGYKEAFFNYVQSSLLKSNRNQ, from the coding sequence ATGAATCTAAAATGCGTTGTTATAGACGACGAGCAGCATGCAATTGAAGTATTAACTGACCACATTGCGGAAATGCCTGGTTTAACAGTTTTTAAAACTTTTACCAGTCCGGTCCAGGCACTTACTGAGATAAGTACCGAAGACGAAATTGATTTATTGTTTATGGATATTGATATGCCAGGCATAAATGGATTGGAACTGGCTAAAAATATCAGAGAAAAAGCAAAATATTTGATTTTTACTACTGCACATCCTGATTATGCCTTGCAAGCATTTGATGTACAATCGGATCAATATCTACTTAAACCTATTTCATTTGCAAAATTCGCATTGGGCATAGACCGGATTTTAAAGAAAGAGGCCAATGCAACAAAAGCGACTCCTAAAGAAACTGACCAGGTTGCGGCACTTTATATCAAAGGCGACCATAAATATGCTTTTTCTAACATCGCTATTGATGAAATACTTTACATCAAAGCATTGCAGAATTATATACAGATTATTACTAAATCCGAAATCCACACTACCTACCTTACACTTAAGGAAATAGAAAAGGCCTTAGAAAACCACGCATTTATCCGTGTTAATAAATCGAACATTGTTGCTAAAGCGGCAATTAAAAAAGTAGATGGAAATATAATCCGTTTGGTAAATAACGAGATGATCCAAATTGGCGAAGGTTATAAAGAAGCCTTCTTCAACTATGTACAGAGCAGTTTGTTAAAATCTAATCGAAATCAATAA
- a CDS encoding sensor histidine kinase: MYRSLYFIGFATGYVYLIKSFQDQKKVEALERQNLVTQIEKQALENDLVQSQNNYLRSQINPHFLFNTLNFIYNDARKKAPMAADAIMNLAEMMRYALKRPEASEMVPLSEEIEQIEHLINLHKLRTANNINLELEVTGDMFGLRFPPLILLTLVENIFKHGNVSHSTQPAFIKIAYEKDKLNISTINMINDNKGKQTESHHVGIDNIGKRLNSFYGNDYIFKYYKDPLNRYITEIEVTVVNPLARLNR, translated from the coding sequence ATGTACAGATCCTTATATTTTATCGGCTTTGCAACGGGTTATGTATATCTAATCAAATCATTTCAAGACCAGAAGAAAGTAGAAGCATTAGAGCGGCAGAACCTGGTTACCCAAATAGAAAAACAGGCTTTAGAAAACGATCTGGTTCAATCGCAAAACAATTATCTGCGCAGCCAGATCAATCCACACTTTCTGTTTAATACTTTAAACTTTATTTATAACGATGCCCGCAAAAAGGCACCCATGGCAGCAGATGCAATTATGAATCTGGCTGAAATGATGCGTTATGCCCTAAAACGCCCTGAAGCATCAGAAATGGTTCCGCTAAGTGAAGAAATTGAGCAGATTGAGCACTTGATCAACCTCCATAAACTCCGAACGGCGAACAACATTAATCTGGAACTTGAAGTAACGGGCGATATGTTCGGATTAAGATTTCCACCGCTTATCTTACTAACTTTGGTTGAAAACATCTTTAAGCACGGAAATGTTTCGCACTCTACGCAACCGGCGTTTATTAAAATTGCTTACGAAAAAGACAAGCTTAATATCAGCACCATAAATATGATTAATGATAATAAAGGCAAACAAACTGAAAGCCATCATGTAGGGATTGATAATATTGGCAAGCGCCTTAATAGTTTTTATGGTAACGACTATATATTCAAATATTACAAAGATCCGCTTAACCGCTATATTACTGAAATAGAAGTAACTGTTGTTAATCCATTGGCCAGGTTAAACCGCTAA
- a CDS encoding lantibiotic dehydratase, giving the protein MKLNIQPTVIFRTPKFSYQSELVDCWEELKLAISISSAAFYETIKEVKASELKDLPPKVYFTIWKYFNRAKFRSTPYGTFAGFSLLNNAIKPAESRIVIEEAQSVRQLVDWPYKNNIQLPLADLLQKNCLLFSNSSYYLTPNSIRYIACTDGVFELAELDQDDFVQQILAACLKPIRLNDLVKQLELNDAETENLFGLLQDMHDLQLVFTNYDPNIIGDDYFERLGLPVTAELPKYLIAQRTVLSGNINERSLQAIPGLINTLHAIMPAKDRDALSQFSARFKKKFEDQEVPLLLALDPEMGIGYDELEQAGQNSEFITRFNSKPPKKAETENIKTALKTFLREQKFEKGKTVYLNKLTLTPNQKLAALPNSFSMVMSVHDDLIFIEQIGGATSNALSGRFTMAADDVAQYAKDIAEAEQQANPEVLFFDVAYMVEANVDNVNRRKLIYGHQLSVLNFDTSASPLALNDIQISVRGTEIILRSKHLNKRLMPRMASAYNYIRSDLSVFRLLCDLQHQGIQTNLSFPLDTVFPDLDYYPRLQYQNIVLSSNKWRVKKEALLGADQKSLSVVDCRSYLSNLGVSEYFKAGMSDQTLCFALQNDDDINAFLQYVQKHGNTYIEEMLMPQNSIVVDETAKPYLAQFVLSIGHNEQIYRGLAKTPTETGVTRSFLPGKEWLYFEIYCHQQRSDQILTEVIAPFLTTHTDQVKTWFFIRYNENGNHIRFRVQLNNPRDGQLLISELMNELELFLNSGLVSDVQIKTYKRELERYGSNLIEDVEQHFATDSEFVLSLLETQTDDFNKYKLCSLLVSKIIGSGVIDKLAVNKIVRLMSDNFNEEHRLDPADFKQLNIHYQEFRKTEWATLTVEQEQGFSLFSASFIKILKQCAPENALKLLTDLIHMHVNRLFNKDQRTHEMVMYYFLLKDIQRQNATKI; this is encoded by the coding sequence ATGAAGCTGAATATCCAACCAACCGTAATTTTTAGAACACCTAAATTTTCATATCAATCCGAACTTGTAGATTGTTGGGAGGAACTAAAGCTAGCCATTTCAATATCTTCCGCTGCTTTTTATGAAACCATAAAAGAAGTAAAGGCAAGCGAACTCAAAGATCTTCCACCTAAGGTTTATTTTACCATCTGGAAATATTTTAACCGTGCGAAATTTCGGTCAACCCCTTATGGTACCTTTGCTGGTTTTAGTTTGTTAAACAATGCCATTAAGCCAGCTGAAAGCAGGATAGTAATTGAAGAAGCCCAAAGCGTACGCCAACTGGTTGATTGGCCTTATAAAAATAATATTCAATTGCCATTGGCAGATCTGTTGCAAAAAAACTGTCTCTTATTTAGTAATAGCAGTTATTATTTAACACCCAATAGTATCCGTTATATAGCCTGTACCGATGGTGTTTTCGAACTGGCCGAGTTAGATCAAGACGATTTTGTACAACAAATATTAGCCGCCTGCTTAAAACCGATTAGGCTTAACGATCTGGTAAAACAATTAGAATTAAATGATGCTGAAACCGAGAATCTGTTTGGTTTACTACAGGATATGCACGATTTACAGCTTGTTTTTACGAACTACGATCCCAATATTATAGGAGATGATTATTTTGAACGTTTAGGCCTCCCTGTTACCGCTGAGCTACCAAAATATCTTATTGCGCAACGCACGGTTTTATCAGGTAATATTAATGAACGCTCGCTTCAGGCTATTCCAGGCTTGATCAATACACTCCATGCTATAATGCCTGCGAAAGATCGTGATGCCCTTAGCCAGTTCAGTGCTAGGTTTAAGAAGAAATTTGAAGATCAGGAAGTACCACTTCTATTGGCATTAGATCCAGAAATGGGTATAGGCTATGATGAGTTGGAACAAGCCGGTCAAAACAGCGAGTTTATCACACGCTTCAATAGTAAGCCGCCTAAAAAAGCGGAGACAGAAAATATTAAAACGGCATTAAAAACCTTCCTGAGGGAACAAAAATTCGAAAAAGGTAAAACTGTTTATCTGAACAAACTTACCTTGACGCCGAATCAGAAATTAGCCGCCTTACCTAATTCATTTAGCATGGTAATGTCTGTTCATGACGATTTGATTTTTATCGAACAGATCGGAGGAGCAACATCAAATGCATTAAGCGGAAGGTTTACAATGGCAGCCGATGATGTAGCACAATATGCTAAAGATATTGCAGAGGCAGAACAACAAGCAAATCCAGAGGTTCTGTTTTTTGATGTGGCCTATATGGTAGAGGCGAACGTAGATAATGTAAATAGGCGCAAACTGATTTATGGGCATCAATTGTCAGTCTTAAATTTTGATACCTCAGCATCGCCACTTGCTTTAAATGATATACAGATTTCAGTTCGGGGCACAGAGATTATTCTTCGCTCTAAGCACTTAAATAAGCGGTTGATGCCAAGAATGGCTTCTGCATACAATTACATCCGTTCAGATCTTTCGGTATTTAGGTTACTTTGCGATTTGCAACATCAAGGCATACAAACAAATCTTTCCTTTCCACTTGATACTGTTTTCCCTGATTTGGACTATTATCCAAGGTTACAATATCAAAATATTGTTTTAAGCAGTAATAAATGGAGAGTTAAAAAAGAAGCCCTTTTAGGTGCCGATCAAAAGTCACTATCCGTCGTCGACTGTAGGTCATATTTGAGCAATTTAGGCGTTAGCGAATATTTTAAAGCAGGTATGTCCGATCAAACTTTATGCTTTGCTCTACAAAACGACGATGATATAAATGCTTTTCTCCAATACGTGCAAAAACATGGCAATACTTACATTGAAGAGATGTTAATGCCACAAAATAGTATCGTAGTTGATGAAACAGCTAAGCCTTATTTAGCGCAGTTTGTTTTAAGCATCGGTCATAACGAACAAATTTATCGCGGTTTAGCTAAAACACCAACAGAAACCGGGGTAACGCGATCTTTCCTGCCAGGTAAAGAATGGCTGTATTTCGAAATTTATTGTCACCAGCAACGGAGCGATCAGATTTTGACAGAAGTAATTGCACCCTTTCTAACCACTCATACAGATCAGGTAAAAACATGGTTTTTTATCCGTTACAATGAAAATGGAAACCACATTCGGTTTAGGGTTCAGCTAAACAACCCAAGGGATGGGCAGTTGTTAATATCTGAACTCATGAATGAGCTAGAATTGTTTTTAAATTCAGGTTTGGTATCAGATGTGCAGATTAAAACCTATAAACGCGAGTTAGAGCGTTATGGCAGCAACTTGATCGAAGATGTTGAACAGCATTTTGCTACAGATAGTGAATTTGTATTATCGCTTTTAGAAACCCAGACCGACGATTTCAATAAATATAAGCTGTGTAGTCTTTTGGTTTCAAAGATTATCGGATCTGGCGTTATAGATAAGCTGGCTGTTAATAAGATCGTGAGATTAATGTCTGATAATTTTAATGAAGAGCATCGATTAGATCCAGCTGACTTTAAACAATTAAATATTCATTATCAGGAATTCCGAAAAACAGAATGGGCAACGTTAACTGTAGAGCAGGAGCAGGGGTTTAGCTTGTTTTCAGCCTCGTTTATCAAAATTCTTAAACAATGCGCTCCAGAAAACGCACTAAAGCTATTAACCGATTTAATACATATGCACGTAAACCGACTCTTTAACAAAGACCAGCGGACGCATGAAATGGTAATGTACTATTTTCTGTTAAAAGATATTCAGCGTCAAAATGCAACGAAAATTTAG
- a CDS encoding OmpA family protein: MKKILLFLLVAFGGFANAQYVVNYKKVADTYFENKDYYAASTFYKKALKITGDSTQAILPYGMERKSATDDKVIDDYEGSIYNLAESSRLYREFNEAEKYYGIAITFTNTRFRKALFYYGESLRANKKFNLAIDAFQQFIQRNPGDALAKDAQKEIESCKFAIEEMRFPRMVQVKKVPGNVNGLGSNYAPVKINNELYFTSSRPIAVGSKKDMVKTDAGEVQVSTKTNPFINNIYVAKGELTSADIAVRKIDIIFPKSMEVAAASFSPDGNTAYFTAWKNKEKYAIYSSKKTGDKWSDPQPVGLQVNSKDFNSTQPFVTSDGKFLLFSSDRSGGYGKYDLWYCAVREDGSLGQAVNFGPAINTEDDERAPYYNTLTKKLLFSTDGRIGFGGLDFFESEGDLVNWSSPKNLGYPFNSSKDDLYFTATDDKGTKGYISSDRESSCCLELFEVKKEYLSIAGLLTDCKTKLPLAGADVTLTNAEGTQKMTTGTDGIYRFKVDSKRPIKLLFAKDNYFAITKNYPYEELAKADTLIYKDYCLSPFKLGIPIALENVYYEFNSAELTEPSKKVLDFLIPIMEDNPEMEIELGSHTDNIGTDEYNLDLSNRRAKSCTDYLESKGIAAARLTSKGYGESMPIAPNEIIVKRKKKDNPEGRAKNRRTEFKVTKK; encoded by the coding sequence ATGAAAAAAATATTACTCTTTTTGTTAGTGGCATTTGGCGGTTTTGCAAACGCACAGTATGTGGTGAATTATAAAAAAGTAGCAGATACTTATTTCGAAAATAAGGATTACTACGCAGCATCTACTTTTTATAAAAAAGCCTTAAAAATTACTGGAGACAGTACCCAGGCCATTTTACCTTACGGTATGGAAAGGAAATCAGCTACTGATGATAAAGTGATAGACGATTATGAAGGATCGATTTATAACCTTGCTGAATCTAGTAGGTTGTATAGGGAATTTAACGAAGCCGAAAAATATTATGGCATAGCGATCACCTTTACCAATACACGTTTTAGAAAGGCGCTATTTTATTACGGAGAAAGCTTAAGAGCAAATAAAAAATTTAACCTGGCTATCGATGCTTTTCAGCAGTTTATCCAGAGAAATCCAGGCGATGCTTTAGCTAAAGATGCGCAAAAAGAAATTGAGTCGTGCAAATTTGCGATCGAAGAAATGCGTTTTCCACGTATGGTGCAGGTTAAAAAAGTACCTGGTAATGTAAATGGTTTAGGCTCTAACTATGCTCCTGTTAAAATCAACAACGAGTTGTATTTTACTTCATCTCGTCCGATTGCTGTAGGGAGTAAAAAAGATATGGTTAAAACTGATGCAGGAGAAGTTCAGGTATCAACTAAAACCAATCCATTCATTAATAATATTTATGTAGCCAAAGGCGAACTAACGTCAGCTGATATTGCAGTAAGAAAAATCGATATTATTTTCCCTAAAAGTATGGAAGTTGCTGCTGCTTCTTTTTCTCCAGATGGAAATACAGCTTACTTTACGGCCTGGAAGAATAAAGAAAAATATGCCATTTATTCTTCTAAAAAAACTGGCGATAAATGGTCAGATCCACAGCCTGTTGGTTTACAGGTAAATAGTAAAGATTTTAATTCAACTCAACCATTTGTAACCAGCGATGGTAAATTCCTGCTTTTCTCCTCTGATAGAAGCGGTGGTTATGGTAAGTACGATCTTTGGTATTGTGCCGTGCGGGAAGATGGTTCATTAGGTCAGGCGGTAAATTTTGGTCCAGCAATTAATACCGAAGATGATGAGCGTGCACCTTACTACAATACACTAACCAAAAAATTATTGTTTAGTACCGATGGCAGAATAGGTTTTGGTGGCCTCGATTTCTTTGAGTCAGAAGGCGATTTGGTAAATTGGTCTAGCCCTAAAAATCTGGGTTATCCATTCAACTCATCAAAAGATGATCTTTACTTTACTGCAACTGATGATAAAGGAACAAAAGGATACATTAGTTCTGATCGCGAATCATCTTGCTGTTTAGAATTGTTTGAGGTGAAAAAAGAATACCTTTCTATTGCAGGGCTTTTAACAGATTGTAAAACTAAATTGCCTTTAGCAGGTGCCGATGTAACTTTAACTAATGCCGAAGGGACACAGAAAATGACTACAGGTACGGATGGTATTTACAGATTTAAAGTAGATTCGAAAAGACCGATCAAATTGCTTTTTGCAAAAGATAATTATTTCGCAATCACCAAAAATTATCCTTACGAAGAACTGGCAAAAGCAGATACCTTAATTTATAAAGATTATTGCTTAAGTCCTTTCAAATTGGGTATTCCAATAGCTTTAGAGAATGTTTATTATGAATTTAATAGTGCCGAACTTACCGAGCCTTCTAAAAAAGTATTAGACTTCCTGATCCCTATTATGGAAGATAATCCTGAAATGGAAATCGAATTGGGCTCTCATACCGATAACATCGGAACAGATGAGTATAACTTAGATCTATCGAACAGAAGAGCAAAATCTTGTACCGATTATTTAGAAAGTAAAGGGATTGCTGCTGCCAGGTTAACTTCAAAAGGTTATGGAGAATCGATGCCAATTGCACCAAACGAAATCATAGTAAAACGCAAGAAAAAAGATAATCCGGAAGGAAGAGCAAAAAATAGAAGAACTGAATTTAAAGTAACCAAAAAATAA
- a CDS encoding PorP/SprF family type IX secretion system membrane protein, whose translation MKILSALKIYVAVLGLLLCTAKSFAQTDPHFSQYYANPLYLNPALTGVIDGDYRATVNFKQQWSALNSSFLTGGASFDMAPKKNFAFGATILNQRAGELDFNYLSALVSGSYRLRFGAEGLQMVSFGLQAGIINRSFDFSQARFGNQFNPISGYDGGMMSGETVSSQSSLVPDVNAGIMFFDGNPNKSVNVFLGASAAHLTRPMDRFSGSNSRIPVRFTAHGGARIKASELLDIVPNALFMYQGNTNELSLGAYAQLNVNPSANILFGGNYRNKDAAIAFVGLQLKNMVFGLSYDINTSTFNRASNSNGGLELSISLIGRNGLIGPNFFCPRL comes from the coding sequence ATGAAAATACTATCGGCTTTAAAAATATATGTTGCAGTGTTAGGGCTACTGCTGTGTACAGCTAAGTCCTTTGCACAAACTGATCCGCATTTTTCGCAGTATTATGCAAACCCGTTATATCTTAACCCGGCCTTAACAGGCGTAATAGACGGGGATTACCGTGCAACTGTAAACTTTAAACAGCAATGGAGTGCGTTAAACAGTTCTTTCTTAACAGGTGGAGCGTCGTTCGATATGGCTCCCAAAAAGAACTTCGCATTTGGTGCAACCATTTTAAATCAAAGGGCAGGGGAGTTAGATTTTAACTACCTGTCTGCCCTCGTATCGGGCTCGTACCGTTTGAGGTTTGGTGCCGAAGGCTTGCAAATGGTGAGCTTTGGTTTACAGGCCGGCATAATTAACCGTAGTTTCGATTTCTCTCAGGCCAGGTTTGGTAACCAGTTTAATCCAATTTCAGGTTATGATGGCGGTATGATGAGCGGCGAAACAGTTTCATCTCAATCATCTTTGGTTCCTGATGTAAATGCCGGTATCATGTTTTTTGATGGTAATCCCAATAAGAGCGTAAATGTTTTCTTAGGCGCAAGTGCAGCGCATTTAACCAGGCCTATGGATCGTTTCTCTGGTTCAAATTCACGTATCCCTGTTCGTTTTACTGCACATGGCGGTGCGCGGATTAAGGCTTCGGAGTTATTGGATATTGTACCCAATGCATTGTTTATGTACCAGGGTAACACAAACGAGCTATCGTTAGGTGCTTATGCACAGCTTAACGTTAATCCATCTGCCAACATTTTGTTTGGTGGTAACTACCGTAATAAAGATGCTGCAATTGCCTTTGTTGGCCTACAGTTAAAGAATATGGTGTTCGGATTAAGTTACGATATTAATACCTCTACTTTTAATCGCGCTTCTAACAGTAACGGTGGTTTAGAGCTTTCGATTTCCTTAATTGGCCGTAACGGTCTTATTGGTCCAAACTTCTTTTGTCCACGTTTATAA